The genomic interval CAGATTTTGAAATCATTGGTTCAACATAATAAGCTATCTTGgaaaggaggctcaagtctaaacatgatattcatttatgttttatatacaccttctatacatagcctgaaggtaattttatacacattacatttctttgtgtgtttgtttatatgctgcttttctctgaggcCAGGAGCCAAGACAActaatgattttgtgcatgaaataaagtatgcttacattgaactatcagaaaacaaaggtgtcatttTCTGAGtcacccatatggacaattttcaTCCAACTGAAGGAACAGCACTGTCCTTTTCTTCTACTAGcatgtttagtttttaaaaaaatgcttttgctcattttatattttgtattctaagccaccttgagacccacTAATGGGAGAAAGATAGGATGAAATTTAATATATAGCACAACTATATAGTTCAGTGAATGTAACAAATTAAGGAATAAGAAAAAGGATGCAATTATAAGCAGGGGGGACAACTGAGGTATAAGCTCCCACTGCAAACACCCTTGCAAGTTGATCCTGAATCTGTGTGGAAAGAAAGTTATCCTTGATTAAGGgactcccctcccttccccaaacAGAAGAGCTTGGCAGTCTGTGTAGGAGCAAAGAAAGAGCAACTTCATTGATATGATTCGAACATTTATAAACTTGCAAGGTGACGTTATAGAGACTAGAAATttgtgtgtacagtggacccttgttatacgctggggtttggttccaagatcccctgtgtataacaaaatccgtgtatgctcaagtcccattaaatataatgacatatcaaaatggtgtcccttataaaaaatgaaaaatcaaggtaaatgtatacttttttgggacattttcaaaccgtgtatgcttgaatccatgtataaaaaatctatgtataagaagggctgactgtacattattGAGATTACCATGACTTCATTTAGTATATATTTTAACAATCAACAATAGAGCATTTAAATGAGTTCTCTTTAGTCAGCCCCTGTACATAAAATGTACCAAAGGGGATACATCTCATACTGGGAAGTGCAGTCTCCAACAGTCCTGCAGCTGTAACTGCATCTCTCTCAGTTCCTCTGCTCAAGGTTGGTTCTCAACAgtcaggactctgtaggatggctGTACTGGGGGACCCAATCTATCTTCTGTCTGTCTCATAGATATTGATCTACTCATTTTATTGTGATTCTGTGTAGTGGATTGATTGGGAGAAAATATTAATATCACTATTGATCGTAATTAGGGAGGGGGTTCAGGTTTCTACTTTCACTATCAGGTTAGATCAAGCGGTCCACCTTGTTGAAAGTGATGCCTTCACAAAGGAGTTGGCCAAGATTTTCAATTATATTCACAGAATCCAAACAAAGAAACACTTTCCATCCTATTTTGTTCCATCTGACTATTTCCCCATCAGGTTAGATGCCATGCCCAGCCTGGGGAGCCCAAGGCAGGTTCTAGCCATGGTGTAGCAGAGTCTGGAgcctctccagaggttcagcagccaagtctgcctggggCTGAGTCTGTGGACATAGAGAAGTGTGCCTACTTTCAGGGAGAGTCAAGCTGAAAAGGAGGGTCTTGCAAAGTcatggaggctttatcagaagcaaGCTGCtaatcagacacacctgaatGCCTGCTGCCTGACTATTTAGGCAGCTGAAGCATGTGTGTCTAGTTGCCAGCTATTAGCTGACCTTCTTGGACTGCTGACCcatcttgattatctggaacccttAACCTTGGACATGCCTATTTGATACCCTGGATTTCTTGACAACTCTATTGGTAATACCTCTTGTGATACTACACTTAGCCTCAAAGATTTTCTTACTTAGCTCTGGCTCTGCTAGttgagggtttgtttgtttgggaactgagCTGGCCTTCTCAGCCATTTGGTCGCTTTCCTGgacaatggcaaaaccaaggtttgctttttagaatgtatatttcttttgaatattttcaagccagggatTGTTGTATAAAAACATCTGTGGATACGGAAGCTCAAtggtaatatttttaataattaatgtTTTTCATAACAaaactgaatcatcagaaagcaacagtgtcactatctcagccacctgtaTGGCcaagagccctggtgatgcagaaGTTAAATGCAGCCACAATGTTATGACTTCGATCACATGGGGGTTATCCCAGCCTTGTCCCATTCTTATCCCGTGCACAAAGGATTTTCAGACAACGTCGCACAGATCCCATCACTAACCTCTCTGAAAAACATGATTGATCACGATTGCGCGAGTTTCAAAAGACGCCATGCTGATCTCGTCATTAACCTGTCGTTGACACAACATTGGCTGGTGTTTTGCATTAATGAAAGTGCACATTCTTGCAATGCcgctttaatgatgggttaatggcGGACTTAGTGctacgatttgaaagccttttgcacTATGGCAATCACGGACGAGTTAATGATGGGATCAGGATGGGGGAGAGATCCtgtatgtgtgtgataatctctccagagattcctagagaggtgttctctagggtaaaaacatagtgttttcaCTAACCCCAGcgaacacggggggggggggggagcgtaATCGGTTTAACGTGTGAAAAGTTCTATGGTGGGTTGCTTTTGTGTGGTACATGAGGAGCAGTTGCCATGACGCTTACAGTTGCCATGGCATCCCGTTAGCGACTATCACAGCAGGTGAGGTGGGTTGGCATGGCAACCGCAAGGAGACTGGCACTGGAggtttcctcctccctccccctgcatttctgtgtgtgtgagggggcGGGTTTGCCATAGTGGGGGGTTCTTCCTTGTGGGGTGGCTATCACAGCATCCTCTTCCCAGCGGTGCCATAGAAGAGGATGCTCCTGGAGCATCCTGAGAAGAGGCGTTGCCGTGGCAacttggggaagaggaggagaggaaaccCAGTGCCAGTCTCCTTGGTTGCTGGAGAGGAGGCCTCCCTCCTGGAGTGCTGGTTGCCATGGCGCCATTTTAGGCCAGGatgcggttgccatggcagcCATAAGGGAGTTAAGGCCACAGAAGGGAGCATCTGGGGCTGCAGTGCGGCGCCTCCAACATCAGGGTGCGCTGTCGCGGTTGCCTAGAGCGGAAGCAGGAGACAGCCACCGAGGCGGGCGACGCTCTATCTTCTCTATGGTAATCAAGGATACGCTCTAGGAATGAGGAGTGGGAAACTCGTTGGTTGGAGGAAAGATGGCGGCGGCCAGTGGGAGCTggagagctgaggagaagggaCCTCGAGGGAAGCAGCCACGGGGCTGAGAGCCCCGAAGAGCCACACTGGAGGCCCCTCTGGCCCTTGGACTGAGCCTGGGCCCTTGCTTTGCCCTCAGACGCCTCCACGAGGGTCTCCCTGCTCTGCCTGCCTTTAGGTATGCCATGGGCCTGGGACATCAGCATCATTGGAGGACCCCtggcacagaaggaggaggaggaggagagccagccCCTGGAAGCCACACTCCCTCAGCAGCctcctgagaggaaggcaaggacaataataataataataataataataataataatatatttctattccCGCCTCTTCAGTAGGATCAAGGTGGCTTAAGAATCATACAatcctagaggtggaagagatcgcaaggggcatccagtccaaccccattctgccatgcaggaactctcaatcaaagcatccccattgacagatggccatccaacctttgcttaaagacctccgaggagggagactccactacattccaagagagtttgttccactgtcaaacagcccttactataagttcctcctaatgttgaggtggaacctctttccctgtaccttgaatccattgttccaggttttgttctctggagcagcagaaaacaagcttgctccctcctcaatatgacatcccttcatatatttaaacagggctatcatatcacctcttaaccttctcttctccaggctaaacatccccagctccctcagtcgttcctcatagggcttcatggtttccagacccttcaccattttagtcacccttctttggaaatgctccagtttttcaacatcctttttaaattgtgttgcccagaactggatattccaggtgaggcctgaccagagcagaatagagaggcactattacttcccttggtctagacactaagccccagccagcttgaccaacagttaggaattgtgggagctgaagttcaaaacatatggaagtttgggaatcactgggtttGAGCAtttggctatgactctggaggccagggttcaatccccactcagccatgaaacccacttggtgaccttggggaagtcacactctctcagcttcagaggatggcaatggcacccccctgaacaaaatcatgccaagaaaactcagtgataggcttgccttagggtcaccgtaaatcggaaacagaaatgaactgaaggcacacaacaacaacaaagggccaAAGACAGCATGACATAGTGATTTGTGTTGGAGTTGtaaaacccatttggtgaccctgggcaagtcacattttctcagcttcagaggaaggcaatggcaaacctcttctgaacaaaatcttgccaagaaaaccccatgataagttttccttagggtcaccataaattggaaatgacttgaaagcacacaacaacaataacaaaaacatttgcatgtagatgtaaaaggggtCACGAGGGGAAAAAGTATCTAATGTGATCTAAatcgctgcagaaataatctagtttgagaccgctttaactgccctggctcaatgctaaggaatgctgggatttgtagttttgtgagacacttagccctctctgtcagagagctctggtgccacaataaactacaattcccaggactccttCGCACCGAGacagggcaggtaaagcagtttcaaactggattatttctttgtgGTGTTTTAGACCTTAGTCAACCTGCCTCACACAGTTATGAAGATAAAGCTATAAGAATGTCTTGAATCACTTGGAGAGACCATGGAAATCAATACTGTGGCAGATGTGTTGCTGTTACCTGACCCTCTGATACTTAAGTAACTGTATGGATGTTTCATTAGTTCTTGCAGAGTATTTTATAATGGTTTGATTTTCAGCATCAGTCCTGACCTCAGCACATCTTTATTGGGAGCGTAGTCATTTTATTAGCAAAAGCCTGCTTCATGCACCAACATTTGAGACCATTCTATCTTGGCTCTTATGTATTTCTCATATAATCATCTTGACTACATACTTATAGACATGCTTTCAATACTTTTGTTTCCCTTAAGAGAACGTTCACGTTTCATTTTGGATGATGGTTGGTATGACACTGAACCAGTAGGTTCACCTGCCCTGTTTAATAGTCTGGTCTATTGGGCTAGATCATTGTTCCTTCATTTCAAGAGGGGAGCTGTTTTCCCCGTTTCTTAATCATTAATGCCCTTTGTGCAGTTTTCTCCACcatatttaaaaagtgcattaGTCTGGGTTTTTTGGCCAGATCCCTTGCAAATGTGGTTGCATAGCTCATACATCTTGCTCCTACTTTAGGTATTAAGTGCCAGAAGAATAACTAAGAGGCAAAGAAGCGTTATGTACTCTTTACTGGGTAAGATTCATGTGACAATTAATGTGAATACATTGTAGCATGAGCCAGAATCATTTCTTATTTGTCACAGCAGATTTGTCTGTAGCATTGGCTACTATTAGTGAAAGCGGTGGCATCTTAAACAGATGTTTTATATGGGATCAGGactcatttttctttgctttgacaACGTCTCCCTTTGAATCTCATTCCCACAGTGATCGCCTTCTCTGTTCCTCGATAGCATGATTTAGCTTTTGGCTCTGTCAGGTTCCTGTTGTCGTGGAATATTCTCTACTTGAGAAAGGTATTATGGATCATGATGCCCCAACCATCAGGCCTCGGCGGATCCAGAATCAGAATGTCATCTATCGTTTAGAACGCCGAAGGATCACTTCAGGCAAAACTGGGACTCACTGGCACCAAGTCCGGATCTTCCATCAAAATGTCTTCCCTAATTTTACTGTGGTCAATGTTGAAAAACCACCCTGTTTCTTACGGAAGTTTTCCCCTGATGGGAGGTACTTCATAGCTTTCTCCTCAGATCAGACCTCTTTGGAGATCTATGAATATCAGGGCTGTCAAGCGGCCGAAGACCTCCTCCAAGGCTACGATGGGGAGATCTTGGCTAATGGCAATGACCAGAGGTCCATCAACATTCGTGGACGGCTCTTTGAACGTTTCTTTGTCCTCCTTCACATTACCAATGTGGCCTCCAATGGTGAGCACTTGAACCGTGAATGTAGTTTATTCACAGATGATTGCCGCTATGTCATTGTTGGATCTGCTGCCTACTTACCTGAGGAACCCCACCCTCCTTTTTTTGAGGTTTACCGCAACAGCGAATCAGTGACACCTAACCCTCGATCCCCTTTGGAAGATTACTCGTTGCACATCATAGACCTTCACACAGGCAGGCTGTGTGACACTAGGACGTTCAAATGTGATAAAGTCATCTTGTCCCACAACCAAGGACTGTACTTGTATAAGAATATCTTAGCCATTCTATCTGTACAGCAGCAAACCATCCATGTCTTTCAGGTAACACCTGAGGGCACCTTCATTGATGTACGGACGATAGGCCGGTTTTGCTACGAGGATGATTTCCTCACACTTTCTGCTGTTTATCCAGAAGTCCAACGAGATTCTCAGACAGGCATGGCAAACCCATACAAAGAACCGTTCATAAATTCTCTGAAACACAGGCTGTTGGTGTACTTGTGGCGAAGAGCAGAGCAGGATGGGAGTGCTATGGCTAAAAGGAGGTTTTTCCAGTATTTTGACCAGCTGAGGCAGCTACGCATGTGGAAGATGCAGCTGTTGGATGAAAACCATCTTTTCATCAAATACACAAGTGAGGATGTAGTTACGTTACGAGTGACAGACCCTTCACAGGTAAGAGATCTGGTCTTTACGAGGGACTAACTTACAGCATGTTGAAGTTTTAATCTTATGTATGTAAGTGCTGTTATCCAGCTGAAGTGCAAAAAGTACAAACATTGATCATATCCTTAACAGTGGCTATTCACAATCAGTAGTTTGGTGATAGCACAGACATCCTAGTATAGATAGGTCAATTAATGTATGTTTTACAACACATACATTTATCCTATTCTGGCTGCACAAGATAGAGTTGAACATATTGATACACTATTGTGTGTGAAAGTCCATATGTCGTTGTTGCTAGCATGtgctttcctctctcccttcccaccTTCCAATGTCGATTGAGAAAACAAGTTAGTGCTCAAATTGCTagtccccttttcctcctttcttgggCAGGTGTGAATCAtgtctctttccctgctttcacCTCagattcctccctttctccttgtaACAGCTGAGAAAGGCAAGCATTAAGACAGCATTTCTGTCCAACTTTCTTGCCCATTGGCATAGTTGGAGGAGAGTCCAATCATATTCCCGAGTTGGTAGCTTTGTGTTCATGCCCTGTGCAGCTTGCGAACCAGGTTTCCAATTGACTGCCTGCTTTCACATCAGTCTGCTTCCTCTTTTGAGACCCTTCTTCAGTCATCCCTCTATCCTCTGCTGTTTGCtcactaaggcccaaaacacaggGACTGGAAAATGTGGTCTCTGGTCACATTTGGGGCATAGCGTTTATGTGATGCACACCCCGAATGCGGAGGGAAACTGTGCTCAATGCACGTCTTCCCTAAAGAATCTGGGCCAAAAGGAGTGGTAAATtactgctccttttgccagtCCAGTTCAAAACTGGCAGCAGCCCAGATTGGTGCTGGGCATGTACGGTTGCTGCTGTCCCAGAGCAAATTGTGCTGGTGCAGTTATGGACTGTATTTTTCAGCccgtctgttttggacctaagtgctCAGGGACACAAAactaaacatcattttaaaaaataaaaatctatcagTAGGTTTCAAAGACGAAATTCAACAGAAACAGTACTCCAAGAGGCAGACAATACTAAGCTAAAGGCAAAGTTGATGGGCACAGCATTTAATTGCAGGTAAATACTGACAGAAGTGGGCTACATGGTGGTTTTCCATTGAAAGTCTTAAACCTTTCTTAACAATTTAACCACCTAAACCAAAGTAAGTTGGATGTTTACTGGGAAAGAGTGTCACACCCCACTTGTGGAATTACGTTTCCCTGGTTGTCAAGAGTATTCTGTTTAAGGAGCCAggcctttttatttcatttttatttcctagGCTTCTAAtttatgacatttttatttttccaggtttgaatccctgctgaaaCTGGCTTTTGAAAAGGCTGGCTTCAACTGTTACTTTATTGATAATTATTGTTGCATTGTTTTGTGGTCTGTTTTAAACCATCCTGGATATTTTCAGCTGAAAGGCAGTATATAATGTTTTgaataaatgtaataaacaagAGTCCTATAGCTGCGCTCTGCAGTATTGCAGCCTTCCCACTGGTATTTGATTATGGGTACAAAATAGTTACAAGCGATCATTGAAAGAGAACTTAGGTTACCAAAATGGGCTTAAAAGTTTAGGTTCATTACTCAGAATGAACTTTTTGCATTATGCATAAAGTGGGTTCCACAGTGATAAAACCATTTATTTTTGGCTAAAGTATTCTTAAAAGACAGATAAAAGAGTGGGAAGAGAATGAATTGGGGTGCATTgatagaagaagagaaggaggaggtgatTGATAGGAATGTATGTCAAATCATTTATGTAGCCCCACATGCTGCAGATTCAGGGTTGTAGAGAGGTTGAAGGAAACTATTGGTTGCTACTTCAGCTGGTAAATTTtgcaaattataattattatgttGAAATCATTTGCATATCTCAGTAACTGAATGTGCTTGGTTAGTCTTTAGATTGGTTAAACATTAAGCTGGTTAGTTTATTTGGGCAGAAaagctgcctccccccccccccaaaaaaaaaaccccgtcCTGTCCACATGTGATGGACTACAAAAATCTTCTTTCCCTAACCTACATAGTCAGCGTCTGGGGATGCTGGCAGTTTCACACATCTGCAGGACACTGAGTTGAGGGAATGTGGTCAAAGTTACAAGACAGTGCTCAATATTTCAGTGGAAAACAGTTAAGCTCATTGACAAGGAAGTCAAGGCTGTGTTTGATGCTGCTTACTTTTCAATAAGTGCACAACACTAACTACAATAGAGGTAGTTCAGTACTGGGTATAACAATTTTGGATACACAGATTTATCTGTAGGAAAAAAGCTATGTTAGTTTTAGATTAAGGAGATATGAATTAAGTCCTTGCTTGACTGTAAAGCATTCTAGGTAAAGATGTCCTTTTGGTCTTTCATTTTGACATACTTTATGGAGTTGTGTGAAAATGAGTTTTAGAGTTGTGCATGCGTTTGGGATTtaatggaaggaaaggaggaattaAAATCTAATAAACTGGTCAGTTTTTCTGAGATTGCACAAAACTTCACTTGTATGTCTCCTGTCAGCATTGGCTGTCAGGACTTTGGGAAGGATTGCTACAAGAATGTGTAAAAGCCTACAGTGCAAAATGCATGGGGAAATGTATGATGGAGGAACATGTTGATGTAATGTAGCATAATGCTACTTGGAGAGGTGGTCCAAGGACCAGCAATAGTCTGTGAGCTCTTGGTTTTTAGTTCCTGGTGAGTTTCCAAGAAATAATGAAACAGTTGGAGCCAATAGGTAAAAATACAGTACCACTCCATGGTATATCAGGGGAAAATTGCCGGTCCCCTACATCAGAAACACTAAGAAGTATTGAGTTAGCATATATTGGAAAGAATTTCAGAGGCCAAATGAGTGAGTTATTATTACAGGAAAAGGCATAACATGTATTGGGAGAGGTTTGGCtgaagattttttgggggggggggggggtcagaccATCATGTATTTTATACTAGACCATGAAATAAATTGTCTTAAAGTTATTGGCTGCTTCTGATGTTTGAAGAAGTGTAGGTCTATAAGATGACATCAGGGTGGACCTGCTGCTTCTCCATAGGATCAGAACTTTTCCGAAGGGGAAGATGAGGGGGTGCAGGGTACGTTCTGGACAATCACTTTGTTGAGTAAACATTGTCATTTGTTATTGTAGGGCAGGAATGGTAGGTATGTTTACAGTGGGCCACTGTGGCTTCCCAAGAGCTTTTTGCATCTTCACCCTTGTCTGGAAGCCCTGATCCCCCCTCCCACAATtcctgttttttttgggggggagagaagtCCCAAACAGTCAGTTGCCACCTCTGGAGCTTCCCCTAACACCACAAAGGCAGACAAAATAGTTACCAGAACTGCAAGTGACTTCCATTTTAGATTTATGATTGAACTTTTATTGTAAATGGTGCAGTGTGGCCCACTATAGGGGTGAAATGTGGTCCCCACAACTGGCTGTCTATGTTGCTTGTAGGGGACTTTAAAGAAAGCTATCCTGATATAATCCCTGAAAATAGGGAGTGCTGTGAGTAATGTGGTTGTCTCAATGTTACAGCTTCTCCTTTGGTAATGTTTAGGTATTGTTTGGTGCCACAAAAGTGCAAAGATATGGCTGAATTCCCATGTCCATCCTAAGTGCCAAGAAAGTCAAATTATGCTTCCAAGGTGGCACATTTTTCCAGTAACTTGGCAATGACCAAGATAGCAAAGAGTTATGGAAATGAATTAGAGGGAGATCAGAGCTTTAGTCAGTCATCAGGGTGCAGCTGTCTTTATTGTTGTAGCGACAATCAGTGCGCTCAATTTTCCAAGCAACTGCCTAAACAGATAtattatgtgtattttaaaacaataagggtgagaagctttattttaaaatgaaaattaggATTCTCAAGATGACACACAGTATACCAACTCTCTAGACATGTAGAAATGTGTGTTATGCTGATCATTTGTTTGCAAAACGTTACCTAGggaaagatttcttcacaggTATCCAAGTGACTGATTGCAAAACCAAAATGCAGCTTTTGGACATTCTTGGATAAGAGTGCCAGTAATTCAAAAGACATAGTTAATGGCGCTCAGTCTTTCATTTCCCCAGCAGCGGGGGACCCTGAAGGGTACACCGTATTTACAAGCAACAGTGGAGCACAATGCACTTTAAAAGGCTCCTCTCGGCATGTTGGTAATATtaagacaggaaaagaaaataagtGCCCCCAACCCCTCCCCAAATAAAACCTACCAACTCTCACCTTTCTGCATATATAGGGGGGAAATAATTGGTTGCCAGCCACCACCTGGCTTAAAAAATCACTTCTCAGCAGGAACTAAAATTAAATCTGCCATTCTGGGTGGAAAAACGTTTCGtgtttggcagagaaagaaaatgggaacaCTGATGTGTCCAGcttgaaataaacaaaacaaaacaaagcaagaatcAGAGGAATTTCACATTGCTTTGTAAATAATTTGATGGTAGTTAATAGCATACTTAATCTGTTACCCATTGAGGTGGCTGGAAGTACAATGCAGTTCCTGGCAAAACATGGAATCCTCCCATCAAGCCTCAAATTCATGTCTGTATTGGTTGGTTTAACCAGTTGGTAGTGAGAGTTACTCATAGGCCCCTATGTCTTCTGCCTGTTTTCAGCTGGCTGATGTgaattctttttcctccctctcagCCCTCGTTTTTTGTTGTGTACAACATGGTGACAACTGAGGTGATTGCTGTCTTTGAGAACACATCGGATGAGCTGCTGGAACTCTTTGAG from Sceloporus undulatus isolate JIND9_A2432 ecotype Alabama chromosome 6, SceUnd_v1.1, whole genome shotgun sequence carries:
- the DET1 gene encoding DET1 homolog — encoded protein: MDHDAPTIRPRRIQNQNVIYRLERRRITSGKTGTHWHQVRIFHQNVFPNFTVVNVEKPPCFLRKFSPDGRYFIAFSSDQTSLEIYEYQGCQAAEDLLQGYDGEILANGNDQRSINIRGRLFERFFVLLHITNVASNGEHLNRECSLFTDDCRYVIVGSAAYLPEEPHPPFFEVYRNSESVTPNPRSPLEDYSLHIIDLHTGRLCDTRTFKCDKVILSHNQGLYLYKNILAILSVQQQTIHVFQVTPEGTFIDVRTIGRFCYEDDFLTLSAVYPEVQRDSQTGMANPYKEPFINSLKHRLLVYLWRRAEQDGSAMAKRRFFQYFDQLRQLRMWKMQLLDENHLFIKYTSEDVVTLRVTDPSQPSFFVVYNMVTTEVIAVFENTSDELLELFENFCDLFRNATLHSEAVQFPCSASSNNFARQIQRRFKDTIVNAKYGGHTEAVRRLLGQLPISAQSYSGSPYLDLSLFSYDDKWVSVMERPKTCGDHPIRFYARDSGLLKFEIQAGLLGRPINHTVRRLVAFTFHPFEPFAISVQRTNAEYVVNFHMRHSCT